In Coregonus clupeaformis isolate EN_2021a chromosome 15, ASM2061545v1, whole genome shotgun sequence, one genomic interval encodes:
- the LOC121582719 gene encoding alpha-adducin isoform X7 — translation MNGDSGAGVVTAPPPTTAPHKERYFDRVDESSPEYQRERNMAPDLRQDFNMMEQRKRVSMILQSPAFCDELDTMIQDQMKRGKTPTSLLALQQIADFMTTNIPTMYPAAPQGGMAALNMSLGMVTPVNDLRGSDSISYEKGEKLLRCKLAAFYRLTDLFGWSQLIYNHLTVRMNSDQERFIVVPFGLLYSEVSASSLVKINIQGEIVDRGSTNLGVNLAGFTLHSAIYAARPDVKCIVHVHTPAGAAVSAMKCGLLPISPEAMTLGEVAYHDYHGILVDEEESVLIQKNLGPTSKVLILRNHGLVSVGETVEEAFYYIHNLVTACEVQVRTLANAGGPDNLVMLDPAKYKSRPRCSEHVEGSTHPKWLVGEQEFEAYMRMLDNLGYRTGYPYRCPALRDKAKKFSSDVEIAPSATGYSYAEDSDSGARSPLKHSFQRQQRDKTRWLNSGRPDDANEEGPDGGSPKSKTKVWTNITHDHVKPLLQSLSSGVCVPSCITNCLWMNEEGMRQAAVANQFVPLNTNPKEVLEMRNKIREQNLKDIKTAGPESQVLCAGSMVDRSFVQGELVTASKAIIEKEYQPRVIINQKGPNPFNKQFDQELEEYRKEVELKQKGPDVQGEESSTASTQLPSPGPGEGGLSPSTSPQKPALKPKPLCVPEKCLEVSESHPTASTATPTTTSSLPSRDTLTESGEGQESPGTSAGSGPRGYGGDSHPESPHKEFHCAVLKALSTTNTELAALTLPEAPDALPEPKEEVKGQSQTCTPPSTPVRAEEDGNAKEYLLP, via the exons GCGTTTTGTGACGAGCTGGATACGATGATCCAGGACCAGATGAAGAGGGGAAAGACCCCCACCAGCCTGTTGGCCCTGCAGCAGATAGCTGACTTCATGACCACGAATATCCCCACCATGTACCCCGCAGCGCCACAGGGAGGCATGGCTGCACTCAACATGA GTCTGGGTATGGTAACCCCAGTGAATGACCTGCGTGGATCTGACTCCATCTCCTATGAGAAAGGAGAGAAACTGCTTCGTTGTAAGCTAGCTGCCTTCTACCGCCTGACAGACCTCTTTGGCTGGTCCCAGCTCATCTACAACCACTTAACT GTCAGGATGAATTCAGATCAGGAGAGGTTCATTGTTGTCCCTTTTGGGCTTCTGTACAGTGAAGTCTCCGCCTCCAGTCTG GTGAAGATTAATATACAAGGGGAGATCGTGGACCGGGGGAGCACCAATCTAGGGGTCAACCTGGCTGGCTTCACTCTCCACTCAGCAATCTACGCAGCCCGGCCAGACGTCAAGTGCATTGTACACGTCCACACACCGGCCGGAGCTGCA GTGTCGGCCATGAAGTGTGGCCTGTTGCCCATCTCTCCAGAGGCCATGACCCTGGGGGAAGTGGCCTACCATGACTACCACGGCATCCTCGTAGATGAGGAGGAGAGCGTCCTTATACAGAAGAACCTGGGGCCAACCAGCAAG GTTCTGATCCTTAGAAACCATGGTCTGGTGTCTGTTGGGGAGACTGTGGAGGAAGCCTTCTACTATATCCACAACCTGGTCACTGCATGTGAGGTCCAG gtGCGCACCCTAGCCAATGCTGGAGGGCCTGATAACCTGGTGATGCTGGACCCTGCTAAGTACAAATCCCGGCCGCGGTGCTCTGAGCATGTCGAGGGCTCCACACACCCAAAGTGGCTGGTCGGGGAGCAGGAGTTTGAGGCTTACATGAGGATGCTGGATAACCTG ggTTACAGGACAGGCTACCCCTACAGGTGCCCTGCCCTGCGAGACAAAGCAAAAAAGTTCAGCAGCGACGTAGAGATCGCTCCCTCTGCCACGGGCTATTCCTATGCCGAGGACAGTGACTCGGGCGCTCGCTCCCCTCTCAAGCACAGCTTTCAGAGGCAGCAGCGTGACAAGACCCGCTGGCTCAACTCGGGCCGGCCGGACGATGCCAACGAGGAAGGGCCTGACGGTGGCAGCCCCAAGTCGAAGACTAAGGTGTGGACGAACATTACACACGATCACGTCAAACCCTTGCTGCAGTCTCTCTCGTCCGGTGTCTGCGTGCCAAGCTGTATTACCAACTGCTTG TGGATGAATGAGGAAGGGATGCGACAGGCTGCAGTGGCCAATCAGTTTGTCCCGCTCAACACAAACCCCAAAGAGGTGCTGGAGATGAGGAACAAG ATCCGAGAGCAGAACCTTAAGGACATCAAGACTGCAGGGCCTGAGTCCCAGGTGCTGTGTGCTGGAAGCATGGTGGACCGCTCCTTTGTCCAG GGAGAGCTGGTGACAGCGTCTAAGGCCATCATAGAGAAGGAGTACCAGCCCAGAGTCATCATCAACCAGAAAGGCCCCAACCCCTTCAACAAGCAGTTCGACCAGGAGCTGGAGGAATACCGCAAGGAGGTGGAACTCAAACAGAAAGGACCCGATG TACAGGGTGAAGAGTCCTCCACAGCCAGCACACAGCTCCCTTCACCTGGGCCTGGGGAGGGAGGcctgtccccctctacctccccacaGAAGCCTGCACTGAAACCAAAGCCCCTCTGTGTCCCAGAGAAGTGTCTAGAGGTCTCTGAGTCCCACCCCACAGCCTCCACGGCCACccctaccaccacctcctctctccccagccgAGACACCCTGACCGAGTCGGGGGAAGGTCAGGAGAGCCCTGGGACGTCTGCAGGGTCGGGGCCCAGGGGCTACGGGGGAGATTCCCACCCAGAGTCTCCTCACAAGGAGTTTCACTGTGCCGTGCTGAAGGCCCTCAGCACCACCAACACAGAGCTGGCAGCCCTCACCCTCCCTGAGGCTCCAG ACGCGTTACCGGAGCCTAAGGAAGAGGTAAAGGGTCAGAGTCAGACCTGCACGCCCCCCAGCACCCCTGTCAGAGCAGAGGAAG
- the LOC121582719 gene encoding alpha-adducin isoform X6 yields the protein MNGDSGAGVVTAPPPTTAPHKERYFDRVDESSPEYQRERNMAPDLRQDFNMMEQRKRVSMILQSPAFCDELDTMIQDQMKRGKTPTSLLALQQIADFMTTNIPTMYPAAPQGGMAALNMSLGMVTPVNDLRGSDSISYEKGEKLLRCKLAAFYRLTDLFGWSQLIYNHLTVRMNSDQERFIVVPFGLLYSEVSASSLVKINIQGEIVDRGSTNLGVNLAGFTLHSAIYAARPDVKCIVHVHTPAGAAVSAMKCGLLPISPEAMTLGEVAYHDYHGILVDEEESVLIQKNLGPTSKVLILRNHGLVSVGETVEEAFYYIHNLVTACEVQVRTLANAGGPDNLVMLDPAKYKSRPRCSEHVEGSTHPKWLVGEQEFEAYMRMLDNLGYRTGYPYRCPALRDKAKKFSSDVEIAPSATGYSYAEDSDSGARSPLKHSFQRQQRDKTRWLNSGRPDDANEEGPDGGSPKSKTKVWTNITHDHVKPLLQSLSSGVCVPSCITNCLWMNEEGMRQAAVANQFVPLNTNPKEVLEMRNKIREQNLKDIKTAGPESQVLCAGSMVDRSFVQGELVTASKAIIEKEYQPRVIINQKGPNPFNKQFDQELEEYRKEVELKQKGPDVQGEESSTASTQLPSPGPGEGGLSPSTSPQKPALKPKPLCVPEKCLEVSESHPTASTATPTTTSSLPSRDTLTESGEGQESPGTSAGSGPRGYGGDSHPESPHKEFHCAVLKALSTTNTELAALTLPEAPDALPEPKEEVKGQSQTCTPPSTPVRAEEGDGNAKEYLLP from the exons GCGTTTTGTGACGAGCTGGATACGATGATCCAGGACCAGATGAAGAGGGGAAAGACCCCCACCAGCCTGTTGGCCCTGCAGCAGATAGCTGACTTCATGACCACGAATATCCCCACCATGTACCCCGCAGCGCCACAGGGAGGCATGGCTGCACTCAACATGA GTCTGGGTATGGTAACCCCAGTGAATGACCTGCGTGGATCTGACTCCATCTCCTATGAGAAAGGAGAGAAACTGCTTCGTTGTAAGCTAGCTGCCTTCTACCGCCTGACAGACCTCTTTGGCTGGTCCCAGCTCATCTACAACCACTTAACT GTCAGGATGAATTCAGATCAGGAGAGGTTCATTGTTGTCCCTTTTGGGCTTCTGTACAGTGAAGTCTCCGCCTCCAGTCTG GTGAAGATTAATATACAAGGGGAGATCGTGGACCGGGGGAGCACCAATCTAGGGGTCAACCTGGCTGGCTTCACTCTCCACTCAGCAATCTACGCAGCCCGGCCAGACGTCAAGTGCATTGTACACGTCCACACACCGGCCGGAGCTGCA GTGTCGGCCATGAAGTGTGGCCTGTTGCCCATCTCTCCAGAGGCCATGACCCTGGGGGAAGTGGCCTACCATGACTACCACGGCATCCTCGTAGATGAGGAGGAGAGCGTCCTTATACAGAAGAACCTGGGGCCAACCAGCAAG GTTCTGATCCTTAGAAACCATGGTCTGGTGTCTGTTGGGGAGACTGTGGAGGAAGCCTTCTACTATATCCACAACCTGGTCACTGCATGTGAGGTCCAG gtGCGCACCCTAGCCAATGCTGGAGGGCCTGATAACCTGGTGATGCTGGACCCTGCTAAGTACAAATCCCGGCCGCGGTGCTCTGAGCATGTCGAGGGCTCCACACACCCAAAGTGGCTGGTCGGGGAGCAGGAGTTTGAGGCTTACATGAGGATGCTGGATAACCTG ggTTACAGGACAGGCTACCCCTACAGGTGCCCTGCCCTGCGAGACAAAGCAAAAAAGTTCAGCAGCGACGTAGAGATCGCTCCCTCTGCCACGGGCTATTCCTATGCCGAGGACAGTGACTCGGGCGCTCGCTCCCCTCTCAAGCACAGCTTTCAGAGGCAGCAGCGTGACAAGACCCGCTGGCTCAACTCGGGCCGGCCGGACGATGCCAACGAGGAAGGGCCTGACGGTGGCAGCCCCAAGTCGAAGACTAAGGTGTGGACGAACATTACACACGATCACGTCAAACCCTTGCTGCAGTCTCTCTCGTCCGGTGTCTGCGTGCCAAGCTGTATTACCAACTGCTTG TGGATGAATGAGGAAGGGATGCGACAGGCTGCAGTGGCCAATCAGTTTGTCCCGCTCAACACAAACCCCAAAGAGGTGCTGGAGATGAGGAACAAG ATCCGAGAGCAGAACCTTAAGGACATCAAGACTGCAGGGCCTGAGTCCCAGGTGCTGTGTGCTGGAAGCATGGTGGACCGCTCCTTTGTCCAG GGAGAGCTGGTGACAGCGTCTAAGGCCATCATAGAGAAGGAGTACCAGCCCAGAGTCATCATCAACCAGAAAGGCCCCAACCCCTTCAACAAGCAGTTCGACCAGGAGCTGGAGGAATACCGCAAGGAGGTGGAACTCAAACAGAAAGGACCCGATG TACAGGGTGAAGAGTCCTCCACAGCCAGCACACAGCTCCCTTCACCTGGGCCTGGGGAGGGAGGcctgtccccctctacctccccacaGAAGCCTGCACTGAAACCAAAGCCCCTCTGTGTCCCAGAGAAGTGTCTAGAGGTCTCTGAGTCCCACCCCACAGCCTCCACGGCCACccctaccaccacctcctctctccccagccgAGACACCCTGACCGAGTCGGGGGAAGGTCAGGAGAGCCCTGGGACGTCTGCAGGGTCGGGGCCCAGGGGCTACGGGGGAGATTCCCACCCAGAGTCTCCTCACAAGGAGTTTCACTGTGCCGTGCTGAAGGCCCTCAGCACCACCAACACAGAGCTGGCAGCCCTCACCCTCCCTGAGGCTCCAG ACGCGTTACCGGAGCCTAAGGAAGAGGTAAAGGGTCAGAGTCAGACCTGCACGCCCCCCAGCACCCCTGTCAGAGCAGAGGAAG